Below is a window of Tolypothrix bouteillei VB521301 DNA.
TCAGCGAACTTTACCCTTGTCCATCTTTAGAGGCAAAGAGCGGGTTTGATCTCAGTTTACCACCTAAGATAGTTGCTGATAACGTTAAGAGATTGAGGGTTGGGGATTGGGAAAACTGAGTTGACTCTACGCTACTGTAGAAATTGATCTGCTCATATATGGTTGTCCGTGTTGCAAAGTAAACGTCCGGTTGTTTTGATAGGTGTGGCTGTTCTACTAGCTGCGTTAACAGCCTGTGCTAATAGTCCAACTGCCAAAGAAATTGAGCAGTCTTTGGCAGCAGATCCAAAGCTCAGCAGTAACCCGGTGAGTCTTGGTTCTCCACAAGCAAGCAGTAACCAACAACAGCAAACCGATCGCGCAACAGTTAACTTACCTGCTGATTTTCCCAAGGATATCCCTTTATATCCCAATGCCAATTTGCAAGAAGTGATACCACCTAGTAACGAAAAACCGGGTGCATCATCAACTCGTTGGGTAAGCATTGACCCCAGCAATATCATTGCTAGCTACTATATTCAAAAACTTCCAGCAAACAACTGGCAAATCGTACAACAGTCAAACGAGCAATTTAATTTGATTGAGGCGCGGCGCGATCGCCTGTCACTCAAAATTTCCATTCAACCAAAAACAATCACTAATGCCTCACCCAATCAACCACAAACCTCTACAGAGATACTGATTGACTACCAACCAAATTCTACAGAAATAACGCAAGCTACCCCAACTCCTACCTCTACCCCCGAAACAACTGCAACGGAAGTTCCACAACCAGGTGAATCCCAGTTTGTCGGTCCGGTGCGCTCGCAACAACCAACAGCCACACCAAATACCACAGACGAACCAACCAACAGTACCCCCAACACCACAGCAGCGTCTAATCCTCAAGAGTTTAGCGATTTAACCAAAGCACCTCAAGAATTCCAAAGATATATTCGAGATTTAGCAGAGTTGGGCGTTTTATCTGTAAGCTCAAATGCTGCTAAGAGCAATGAAGGTATTGCAACCAACCAATTTGAACCAAATAAAATTATTGCGCGACGGGATTATGCTCGTTGGCTAGTCACTGCTAACAATAATATGTATGCCAGCGATCCAGCCAAACAAATTCGCTTAGCCTCGGGAGGTTCCCAACCCGCTTTTAGTGATGTTCCCAGAACTGACCCAGATTTCCCAGTAATTCAGGGATTAGCCGAAGCTGGATTAATTCCCAGTTCTTTATCAGGAGAGACTACAGCAGTCTTGTTTCGTCCCGGCGCACCCCTGACACGAGAACAATTGATTTGGTGGAAAGTTCCTTTGGATACACGCCAATCCTTACCAAATGCCAATTTAGAAACTATCAAGCAAACTTGGGGTTTTCAGGATGCAGGGAAAATAGACCCCAAAGCATTGGGAGCAATTCTGGCAGATCGTCAGAGTGCCGAACAATCAAATATCCATCGTGTCTTTGGGTACACCACTCTATTTCAGCCAAAGAAGCCAGTCACTCGTGCGGAGGCGGCAGCAACTTTGTGGTACTTTGGAACTCAAAGTGAGGGAATATCAGCAGCTGAAGCCTTAAAGGTTAAGCGTCCACCTAATTAACATCACTCACCGTTTACCTACCTCCGCAAGGT
It encodes the following:
- a CDS encoding S-layer homology domain-containing protein, which encodes MLQSKRPVVLIGVAVLLAALTACANSPTAKEIEQSLAADPKLSSNPVSLGSPQASSNQQQQTDRATVNLPADFPKDIPLYPNANLQEVIPPSNEKPGASSTRWVSIDPSNIIASYYIQKLPANNWQIVQQSNEQFNLIEARRDRLSLKISIQPKTITNASPNQPQTSTEILIDYQPNSTEITQATPTPTSTPETTATEVPQPGESQFVGPVRSQQPTATPNTTDEPTNSTPNTTAASNPQEFSDLTKAPQEFQRYIRDLAELGVLSVSSNAAKSNEGIATNQFEPNKIIARRDYARWLVTANNNMYASDPAKQIRLASGGSQPAFSDVPRTDPDFPVIQGLAEAGLIPSSLSGETTAVLFRPGAPLTREQLIWWKVPLDTRQSLPNANLETIKQTWGFQDAGKIDPKALGAILADRQSAEQSNIHRVFGYTTLFQPKKPVTRAEAAATLWYFGTQSEGISAAEALKVKRPPN